Proteins encoded in a region of the Zea mays cultivar B73 chromosome 2, Zm-B73-REFERENCE-NAM-5.0, whole genome shotgun sequence genome:
- the LOC103645766 gene encoding probable acyl-activating enzyme 5, peroxisomal, with protein MDRLGANPANSCPLTPLGFLERTATVYGDCPSVVYHDTVYTWSQTHRRCLRLASALVSLGVSRGDIVSVLLPNVPAMYEMHFGVPMSGAVLNTINTRLDARTVSVLLRHAGSKLVFADPASMPLVRDALSQLPPGHPAPRVVPVEDPHETEFPAAAPGALTYEALLDGGDPEFAWVRPASEWDPMILNYTSGTTSAPKGVVHCHRGIFLVTVDALVEWAVPPRPTYLWTLPMFHANGWCFPWGMAAVGGTNVCLRRVDAAEVYDAIARRGVDHLCGAPVVLNMLANAPDAARRPLPGKVRILTAGAPPPAAVLHRTESIGFEVTHGYGLTETAGLVVCCAWKREWNKLPASERARLKARQGVRTPGMNEVDIVDGETGRSVPRDGSTMGEIVLRGGGVMLGYLNDDKATRAAIRDNGWFYTGDVGVMHPDGYMEIRDRSKDVIISGGENISSVEVESVLYNHPAVNEAAVVARPDEFWGETPCAFVSLKEGSGAVTAADVIAWCRDRMPHYMVPKTVVLRAELPKTSTGKIQKYVLRNLAKEMGPTRKGASSSSRM; from the exons ATGGACAGGCTCGGCGCGAATCCGGCCAACTCCTGCCCGCTCACGCCGCTGGGCTTCCTGGAGCGCACCGCCACCGTGTACGGCGACTGCCCCTCCGTCGTCTACCACGACACCGTCTACACCTGGTCCCAGACGCACCGGCGCTGCCTCCGCCTCGCCTCCGCGCTCGTCTCCCTCGGCGTCTCCCGCGGCGACATC GTGTCCGTGCTGCTGCCCAACGTGCCGGCCATGTACGAGATGCACTTCGGGGTGCCCATGAGCGGCGCCGTGCTCAACACCATCAACACGCGCCTGGACGCGCGCACGGTCTCCGTCCTGCTCCGCCACGCCGGCTCCAAGCTCGTCTTCGCCGACCCGGCGAGCATGCCGCTCGTCCGGGACGCGCTGAGTCAGCTCCCGCCGGGGCACCCGGCGCCGCGCGTCGTTCCCGTCGAGGACCCGCACGAGACGGagttccccgcggcggcgcctggGGCGCTGACGTACGAGGCGCTCCTCGACGGGGGTGACCCGGAGTTCGCGTGGGTGCGGCCAGCCAGCGAGTGGGACCCGATGATACTCAATTACACCTCCGGCACGACGTCGGCGCCCAAGGGCGTGGTGCACTGCCACCGCGGCATCTTCCTGGTCACCGTCGACGCGCTCGTGGAGTGGGCGGTGCCGCCGCGGCCGACGTACCTGTGGACGCTGCCCATGTTCCACGCCAACGGGTGGTGCTTCCCGTGGGGGATGGCGGCGGTAGGTGGCACCAACGTGTGCCTGCGCCGCGTGGACGCCGCCGAGGTGTACGACGCCATCGCGCGGCGCGGGGTCGACCACCTCTGCGGCGCGCCCGTCGTGCTCAACATGCTGGCCAACGCCCCGGACGCCGCCCGGCGGCCGCTCCCGGGTAAGGTGCGAATCCTCACCGCCGGCGCGCCGCCACCTGCCGCCGTGCTGCACCGCACCGAGTCCATCGGCTTCGAGGTCACCCACGGGTACGGGCTGACCGAGACGGCGGGGCTGGTGGTATGCTGCGCGTGGAAGCGGGAGTGGAACAAGCTGCCCGCGTCGGAGCGCGCGCGGCTCAAGGCGAGGCAGGGCGTGCGCACGCCCGGCATGAACGAGGTCGACATCGTCGACGGCGAGACCGGTCGCAGCGTGCCTCGCGACGGGTCCACGATGGGCGAGATCGTGCTCCGCGGCGGCGGCGTCATGCTCGGCTACCTCAACGACGACAAGGCCACGAGGGCGGCGATACGGGACAACGGGTGGTTCTACACCGGGGACGTTGGCGTGATGCACCCGGACGGGTACATGGAGATCCGGGACCGGTCCAAGGACGTGATCATCAGCGGCGGGGAGAACATCAGCAGCGTGGAGGTGGAGTCCGTGCTCTACAACCACCCGGCGGTGAACGAggcggcggtggtggcgcggCCGGACGAGTTCTGGGGCGAGACGCCGTGCGCGTTCGTGAGCCTCAAGGAGGGGTCGGGCGCGGTGACCGCGGCGGATGTCATCGCCTGGTGCCGGGACCGCATGCCGCACTACATGGTGCCCAAGACGGTGGTTCTCCGCGCTGAGCTGCCCAAGACCTCCACTGGGAAGATCCAGAAGTACGTGCTGCGGAACCTTGCCAAGGAGATGGGACCCACCCGAAAGGGCGCCAGTAGCAGCAGCAGGATGTAG
- the LOC100383266 gene encoding uncharacterized LOC100383266 gives MEPIVFAGRDPRTGKSHALHRRVEQLCTRAIRWAELKRKTKEDKKLAITVFSFPPDKGNVGTAAYLNVFSSIYSVLSDLKKDGYNVEGLPDTPEALIEEVIHDKEAQFNSPNLNVAYRMNVREYQALTSYASLLEENWGKPPGHLNSDGENLLVYGKQYGNVFIGVQPTFGYEGDPMRLLLSKSASPHHGFAAYYTFVEKIFQADAVLNFGTHGSLEFMPGKQVGMSDACYPDSLIGNIPNIYYYAANNPSEATVAKRRSYANTISYLTPPAENAGLYKGLKQLAELISSYQSLKDTGRGPQIVSSIISTAKQCNLDKDVPLPEEGEELPPSERDLIVGKVYAKIMEIESRLPPCGLHVIGEPPTAIEAVATLVNIAALDRPEDGIISLPGILAATVGRDIEDVYRGSDKGILADVELLRQITEASRGAITAFVEKTTNSKGQVVNVANNLSNILGFGLSEPWVQYQVHQGRQGEAEGSVWVPGGVLEARGTGQ, from the exons GAAAACTAAG GAGGACAAGAAACTGGCGATCACCGTCTTCAGTTTCCCACCTGACAAGGGCAACGTCGGGACTGCAGCATATCTGAATGTGTTCAGCTCCATCTACTCTGTGCTGTCAGACCTCAAGAAGGACGGCTACAACGTAGAGGGTCTTCCGGACACACCTGAAGCCCTCATCGAGGAGGTGATCCATGACAAGGAAGCTCAGTTCAACAGCCCCAACCTGAATGTTGCTTACCGCATGAATGTGAGGGAGTATCAGGCGCTCACCTCCTATGCCTCCTTGCTGGAGGAGAACTGGGGGAAGCCACCTGGGCACCTCAACTCTGATGGCGAGAACCTCCTTGTCTATGGGAAGCAGTATGGCAATGTCTTCATCGGAGTGCAGCCCACTTTCGGGTACGAAGGCGATCCGATGCGGCTTCTGCTCTCAAAGTCTGCCAGCCCTCACCATGGCTTTGCAGCATACTACACCTTTGTCGAGAAGATCTTCCAGGCCGATGCTGTCCTGAACTTTGGAACACACGGGTCCCTCGAGTTCATGCCTGGCAAACAGGTTGGGATGAGTGATGCCTGCTACCCTGACAGTCTCATCGGCAACATCCCCAACATCTACTACTACGCCGCAAACAACCCGTCAGAGGCCACAGTCGCCAAGCGCCGGAGCTATGCGAACACCATCAGCTACCTGACCCCACCGGCTGAGAACGCCGGCCTCTACAAGGGGCTCAAGCAGCTGGCAGAGCTCATCTCTTCTTACCAGTCTCTCAAGGACACTGGGCGTGGTCCTCAGATTGTGAGCTCAATCATCAGCACCGCAAAGCAATGCAACCTTGACAAGGATGTCCCACTGCCCGAGGAAGGGGAGGAGCTCCCACCAAGTGAGCGTGACCTGATCGTTGGAAAGGTGTACGCCAAGATCATGGAGATAGAGTCACGGCTCCCTCCCTGCGGTCTGCATGTGATCGGCGAGCCGCCAACCGCTATTGAGGCGGTGGCCACACTGGTGAACATAGCCGCCCTCGACCGCCCCGAGGATGGCATAATCTCGCTGCCCGGCATACTTGCCGCCACAGTGGGCAGGGACATTGAAGATGTGTACAGGGGAAGCGACAAGGGCATACTGGCTGACGTCGAGCTCCTGAGGCAGATAACTGAAGCTTCGCGTGGCGCCATCACTGCCTTTGTTGAGAAGACCACAAACAGCAAAGGGCAGGTCGTCAATGTTGCCAACAATCTCAGTAACATACTTGGCTTCGGCCTTTCAGAACCATGGGTGCAGTACCAAGTTCATCAGGGCAGACAGGGAGAAGCTGAGGGTTCTGTTTGGGTTCCTGGGGGAGTGCTTGAAGCTCGTGGTACAGGACAATGA